Proteins from one Chitinophaga oryzae genomic window:
- the ligD gene encoding DNA ligase D, with protein sequence MLATLVDAPFDDAGWLFETKWDGYRAIAAVQNGKVQLYSRNEKDFGKDYPAVVAAVENIAHNVVLDGEIIVLDSKKSSHFQSLQNYKTTGKGNLVYMVFDLLHLNGTELQQLTLLERKSLLKEVVAQLNDKRVQYSGHVLKKGKEFFEKARQQQWEGMIAKKADSPYEEGRRSASWLKIKVTNEQEAIICGFTAPRGSRKKLGALVLGLYDDKQLKYIGNCGGGLNEATLDMLSEKLRPLVQPTSPFDRKIRTNMPVTWVKPKLVCQVKFSEWTGDGILRMPIFLGLREDKPPSDVHPETPKTVQTMATTTAAATAEKDRVLTLNGKKVNLTNQQKIYWPKEKITKGQLVDYYLSVAQYILPHLKDRPMSLHRFPNGIDKPSFYQKDLDLEQTPAWIKSIALHAASTGKDVDYLLCNNEATLAYMVNLGCIEINPWLSRTGRLDNPDYVVMDLDPENIDFKYVVEAALHIKAFLDPYKITSFCKTSGSTGLHIYIPTGGKHSYDTGRLFAEYIARQVNKQLPKSTSVTRAKAARNKKVYLDFLQNSRGQTVAAPYSVRPKPGATVSMPLHWKEVNEKLKISDFDLFNSLERINEVGDIWHDIQSTKNDLRKFIRDVEQSADS encoded by the coding sequence ATGCTGGCCACCCTGGTAGACGCACCCTTTGACGATGCCGGCTGGCTGTTTGAAACCAAATGGGACGGGTACCGCGCCATCGCCGCCGTGCAGAACGGTAAAGTACAGCTGTATTCCCGCAATGAAAAAGACTTTGGCAAAGACTATCCCGCTGTAGTGGCGGCCGTGGAGAATATTGCGCATAATGTGGTGCTGGATGGCGAAATTATCGTGCTCGACAGTAAAAAGAGTTCGCATTTCCAGTCCCTCCAGAACTATAAAACCACCGGTAAAGGTAATCTCGTGTATATGGTATTTGACCTGCTGCATCTCAACGGTACTGAGCTGCAGCAGCTGACACTGCTGGAGCGTAAAAGCCTGCTGAAAGAGGTGGTAGCACAGCTCAACGATAAGCGGGTACAGTATTCGGGACATGTGCTCAAAAAAGGAAAGGAGTTCTTCGAAAAAGCCCGGCAGCAGCAATGGGAGGGTATGATCGCCAAAAAAGCCGACAGCCCGTATGAGGAAGGCCGCCGCTCCGCCTCCTGGCTGAAGATAAAGGTCACCAATGAACAGGAAGCCATTATCTGCGGTTTTACCGCACCCAGGGGCAGCCGCAAGAAACTGGGCGCGCTGGTACTCGGCTTGTATGATGATAAGCAGCTGAAGTATATCGGCAATTGTGGCGGCGGGCTCAATGAGGCTACGCTGGACATGCTGTCAGAAAAGCTGCGGCCGCTGGTGCAGCCTACGTCACCATTTGACCGTAAAATCAGGACAAACATGCCTGTCACCTGGGTAAAGCCCAAACTGGTATGCCAGGTGAAATTTTCAGAATGGACCGGCGACGGTATCCTTCGTATGCCGATATTCCTTGGATTAAGAGAAGATAAACCACCGTCAGATGTACATCCGGAAACACCTAAAACAGTTCAGACCATGGCTACCACTACCGCTGCTGCTACCGCAGAAAAAGACCGCGTTCTTACGCTCAACGGCAAAAAGGTAAACCTTACCAATCAGCAGAAAATATACTGGCCGAAAGAAAAGATCACCAAAGGCCAGCTGGTGGATTATTACCTGTCAGTAGCGCAGTACATACTGCCGCATCTGAAAGACAGGCCCATGTCGTTGCACCGTTTCCCGAACGGGATAGACAAACCTTCCTTTTATCAGAAAGACCTGGACCTGGAACAGACGCCGGCATGGATTAAAAGCATTGCGTTGCACGCCGCTTCCACCGGAAAGGATGTAGACTACCTGTTGTGCAATAACGAGGCTACGCTGGCTTATATGGTCAACCTGGGCTGTATAGAGATCAACCCGTGGCTGTCGCGCACCGGCAGGCTGGATAATCCTGACTACGTGGTGATGGACCTCGATCCGGAGAACATCGATTTTAAATATGTGGTGGAAGCTGCCCTGCATATCAAGGCTTTCCTGGACCCGTATAAGATAACTTCTTTCTGCAAGACTTCCGGTTCAACCGGCCTTCATATTTATATTCCTACCGGCGGTAAACACAGCTACGACACAGGACGGTTGTTTGCGGAATATATTGCCCGTCAGGTAAACAAACAGTTGCCGAAGAGCACCAGTGTTACCCGCGCCAAAGCAGCCCGTAATAAGAAAGTATACCTTGATTTTCTGCAAAACAGCCGCGGCCAGACAGTAGCCGCTCCTTATTCGGTAAGGCCCAAACCCGGCGCTACTGTGTCTATGCCGCTCCATTGGAAAGAGGTGAATGAAAAACTGAAGATCAGTGACTTCGATTTGTTTAACTCACTGGAA
- a CDS encoding DNA polymerase ligase N-terminal domain-containing protein, with protein sequence MSLTRYKQKRNFGETTEPVAGKPAKGKHIFVVQRHHASRLHYDFRLEVDGVLKSWAVPKGPSLDPADKRLAMQVEDHPYDYKDFEGTIPKGNYGAGTVYIWDKGTFELLRDDGKDFDKEALKEMKAGDLKIVLKGKKLKGEFALVKMKASEDNAWLLIKHRDKYVKEKYDSEDYTPQRVKEQGLREKAAGSKKKAPSASPHRSR encoded by the coding sequence ATGAGCCTTACCCGGTATAAACAAAAACGGAACTTCGGGGAAACCACGGAGCCTGTCGCCGGCAAGCCGGCGAAGGGGAAACATATTTTTGTGGTGCAACGGCATCACGCCTCCCGGCTGCATTACGATTTCCGCCTGGAAGTAGATGGCGTGCTGAAAAGCTGGGCCGTGCCCAAAGGCCCTTCGCTGGACCCCGCCGATAAGCGCCTGGCCATGCAGGTGGAAGACCACCCGTATGACTATAAAGACTTTGAAGGGACCATCCCTAAAGGAAACTACGGCGCAGGCACGGTGTACATCTGGGACAAAGGCACCTTTGAACTGCTGCGTGACGATGGCAAAGATTTCGATAAAGAAGCCCTGAAAGAGATGAAGGCCGGTGATCTTAAAATAGTGCTGAAAGGAAAGAAGCTGAAAGGAGAGTTCGCGCTGGTGAAGATGAAAGCCTCGGAAGATAACGCCTGGCTGCTGATCAAACACCGCGATAAGTACGTGAAAGAGAAGTATGACAGTGAAGACTATACGCCGCAGCGGGTAAAAGAGCAGGGCCTTCGGGAGAAAGCCGCCGGTAGTAAAAAAAAAGCCCCGTCCGCAAGCCCGCACCGGAGCCGGTAA
- the ku gene encoding non-homologous end joining protein Ku — MRAIWSGSIGFGLVNIPVKLYSATQDSRLDLDMLDSHGLAHIKFKRVNENTGKEVPWEQIVKGYLYNDEYVILEDEDYEAASPKKSKIIEIESFVEEVSIDDIYFENPYFLEPAKGGEKAYELLLEALQKTGKAGLSRFVLRTQEHLAVIRPRENYLLLQQLRYEEEIRSSEDLNLPDKVKIAKRELDMAIELIKQYSTEFDISQYKDEYKAELMKIIKAKAGGKKPVVKKLKVVHTKSDDLFDQLKASLGGKPSTSKKRAS; from the coding sequence ATGCGTGCAATTTGGTCAGGATCAATCGGCTTCGGATTGGTCAATATACCCGTCAAATTATACAGTGCCACACAGGACAGCAGGCTGGACCTCGATATGCTCGACAGCCACGGACTGGCTCATATCAAGTTTAAAAGAGTGAATGAAAATACCGGGAAAGAGGTGCCCTGGGAACAGATAGTGAAGGGATATCTCTACAATGATGAATATGTGATACTGGAAGACGAAGATTACGAAGCCGCCAGCCCTAAGAAAAGTAAGATCATTGAAATAGAGTCCTTTGTGGAAGAGGTTTCTATAGATGATATCTATTTTGAAAATCCTTACTTCCTGGAACCGGCCAAAGGTGGTGAAAAAGCATATGAACTGTTGCTGGAAGCCCTGCAGAAAACAGGGAAAGCAGGGCTCAGCCGCTTTGTGCTGCGCACGCAGGAACACCTGGCTGTCATCAGGCCCCGGGAAAATTACCTGCTGCTGCAGCAGCTGCGCTATGAAGAGGAGATACGCTCCTCGGAAGACCTGAATCTGCCGGATAAGGTGAAAATCGCTAAAAGGGAGCTGGACATGGCCATAGAGCTGATCAAACAATACTCCACCGAGTTTGATATCAGCCAGTATAAAGATGAATACAAAGCGGAACTGATGAAGATCATCAAAGCCAAAGCCGGCGGTAAGAAACCGGTAGTGAAGAAACTCAAGGTAGTACATACCAAGAGCGATGATCTGTTCGACCAGCTGAAAGCCAGCCTGGGCGGTAAACCTTCCACCAGTAAAAAACGCGCGTCATGA